A genomic region of Kribbella sp. NBC_00382 contains the following coding sequences:
- a CDS encoding potassium channel family protein produces MLSASARRLQAYERRSAWILTAAAVFFLAVYAWPILQPGLPSGLVRACSVANLTIWIAFGLDYLVRLTLAPRKRRFVRSHLLDLVVLVLPLLRPLRALRVVTALARLNRTSVSVRGRTTAYVVGAVILLGFVSALAVLDAEREVAGANITSFGDAIWWAATTITTVGYGDQFPTTAEGRSVGVGLMIGGIALAGTITAALASWFVEQINTAEQAETTTRDEQLTTLLAEVQALRVQLSHRPQA; encoded by the coding sequence ATGCTGAGTGCGAGTGCGAGACGGTTGCAGGCGTACGAACGGCGGTCGGCCTGGATCTTGACGGCTGCCGCCGTGTTCTTCCTGGCGGTGTACGCGTGGCCGATCCTCCAACCCGGTCTGCCTTCCGGGCTGGTGCGGGCTTGCTCGGTCGCGAACCTCACCATCTGGATCGCCTTCGGCCTCGACTACCTGGTACGTCTCACCCTTGCGCCCAGGAAACGACGGTTTGTTCGGAGCCATCTCTTGGACCTGGTGGTGCTGGTCCTTCCGTTGCTGCGTCCGTTGCGAGCGCTGCGGGTTGTGACAGCTCTCGCGCGGTTGAACCGGACGTCGGTCTCGGTCCGCGGGCGTACTACGGCGTACGTCGTCGGCGCTGTCATCCTGCTCGGGTTCGTCTCGGCGCTCGCGGTACTCGACGCCGAGCGGGAGGTCGCCGGTGCCAACATCACCTCGTTCGGAGACGCGATCTGGTGGGCCGCCACCACGATTACCACGGTCGGCTACGGCGACCAGTTCCCCACGACGGCCGAAGGCCGCTCCGTCGGTGTCGGCCTGATGATCGGCGGCATCGCCCTCGCCGGCACCATCACTGCCGCCCTCGCCTCATGGTTCGTCGAACAGATCAACACAGCCGAACAAGCCGAAACCACCACCCGAGACGAACAACTAACCACCCTGCTAGCCGAAGTCCAAGCCCTCCGAGTCCAACTCAGTCATCGCCCACAGGCCTGA
- a CDS encoding right-handed parallel beta-helix repeat-containing protein, whose translation MTTRYVAPKGGRGTFRRISDAVKAASPGDAVVVAPGSYTEHLVLDRSVVILAEQGQGTVDVVGVAGSGQPAIVVEGLECALRGLYVRAADDSETPTIGVAGGAGLLIEDCVVTGSRIHARGNEAGQGSDLTGYGVTSVLVRRSKLGSGRLAAMHLSGRVRAQVEDSTIEKIDGIGIVLSGGAYLEANRLRMSDTVGYGFRLRGDSRVKLTDSVLRQTGMAGLLLEDASTAQLTELSIDKAGAAAIHAAGSARVELVDCRLRDTQASGLVIQDQAHVTARGCAVSDSGANGLLISDGAQATMTDCRVDRSKYSAFHLTGAASVKLVDSLIRGGAEHGVHATGTSKVELDACGIADIGLTALSVVDEATVRAEDCRITGGTIGVHLESTAATSLETCSVAGTTGTGIELSGSGYVQLDAVRVSRTKAAGIVIGTGATAEITGSTIEKCDGSGLVVWSGVTPTVTGLRVVGVAKNGIYIAEKAAGSYTDCDVVDTKYPALHLSNGSTPVLRHVRIRDCDGAIGQDDGAKPVFEDCTVDGVPMTPAPAAASAGTGATPPVPVGPVGTLDESMPPEDEKLEDVLAELEEQIGLGRVKRDVQSMVNLMQAVRMRQEAGLPAPPLSRHLVFAGNPGTGKTTVARLYGRVLKALGLLRKGHLVEVDRTALVGEYVGHTGPKTQAAVNQALGGVLFIDEAYSLAPIGIGNDFGAEAIATLVKMMEDHREDLVVIVAGYVNDMGRFIGSNPGLSSRFTRTLLFDDYTPAELVDIFEYHAREHQYELSVDARQALSEMFQVLPRGEGFGNGRSARQIFQQMTERQAYRLATLTAPTPDQLVSLEAADLPIDYTANS comes from the coding sequence TTGACGACGAGGTATGTCGCCCCGAAGGGTGGCCGTGGGACGTTCCGCCGGATCTCTGACGCGGTCAAGGCCGCCAGCCCCGGTGACGCCGTCGTGGTCGCGCCCGGCAGCTACACCGAGCACTTGGTCCTCGACCGCTCGGTGGTGATCCTCGCCGAGCAAGGGCAGGGCACCGTCGACGTGGTCGGCGTCGCGGGCAGTGGTCAGCCGGCGATCGTGGTCGAAGGGCTCGAGTGCGCGCTGCGCGGCCTGTACGTCCGGGCAGCCGACGACAGCGAGACACCGACCATCGGGGTCGCCGGCGGGGCCGGGCTGCTGATCGAGGACTGTGTCGTCACCGGCAGCCGGATCCATGCCCGAGGCAACGAAGCGGGCCAGGGCTCGGACCTCACCGGGTACGGCGTGACCTCAGTGCTCGTCCGCCGGTCCAAGCTCGGCAGCGGCCGGCTGGCCGCGATGCACCTGTCCGGCCGGGTCCGCGCGCAGGTCGAGGACTCCACGATCGAGAAGATCGACGGCATCGGCATCGTCTTGTCCGGCGGCGCCTACCTGGAGGCGAACCGGCTCCGGATGAGCGACACCGTGGGCTACGGCTTCCGGTTGCGCGGCGACAGCCGGGTCAAGCTCACCGACTCTGTACTACGCCAGACGGGCATGGCCGGCCTCTTGCTCGAGGACGCCTCGACCGCCCAGTTGACGGAGCTGTCGATCGACAAGGCCGGGGCGGCTGCGATCCACGCGGCCGGGTCGGCTCGGGTCGAGTTGGTGGACTGCCGGTTGCGGGACACGCAGGCGAGCGGGCTAGTCATCCAGGATCAGGCCCACGTGACGGCCAGGGGTTGTGCCGTGTCCGACTCGGGGGCCAATGGGCTGCTGATTTCCGATGGGGCTCAGGCGACGATGACTGACTGCCGGGTCGACAGGTCGAAGTACAGCGCGTTCCATCTGACCGGCGCGGCTTCCGTGAAGCTCGTCGACAGTTTGATCCGCGGTGGCGCTGAGCACGGGGTCCATGCGACCGGTACGTCGAAGGTCGAGCTGGACGCGTGTGGCATCGCCGACATCGGGCTGACCGCGTTGTCGGTGGTCGACGAGGCGACGGTGAGGGCCGAGGACTGCCGGATCACCGGCGGGACGATCGGCGTGCATCTGGAGTCGACGGCGGCGACCAGCCTCGAGACGTGTTCGGTGGCCGGGACGACGGGGACCGGGATCGAGTTGTCGGGATCTGGGTATGTCCAGCTGGACGCAGTACGGGTGAGTCGGACGAAGGCGGCCGGAATCGTCATCGGGACCGGCGCGACGGCGGAGATCACCGGCAGCACGATCGAGAAGTGCGACGGGTCGGGGCTGGTGGTGTGGTCCGGGGTCACGCCGACCGTGACCGGGTTGCGGGTCGTCGGGGTGGCCAAGAACGGGATCTACATCGCCGAGAAGGCCGCCGGGTCGTACACGGATTGCGATGTGGTCGATACGAAGTACCCGGCTCTCCATCTCAGCAACGGCTCCACGCCGGTACTACGGCACGTCCGGATCCGTGATTGCGACGGGGCGATCGGGCAGGACGACGGCGCGAAGCCGGTCTTCGAGGACTGCACGGTCGACGGCGTACCGATGACCCCGGCTCCTGCTGCGGCGTCGGCTGGTACAGGTGCGACTCCGCCGGTGCCGGTCGGGCCGGTGGGCACGCTGGACGAGAGCATGCCGCCCGAGGACGAGAAGCTCGAGGACGTACTGGCTGAGCTCGAGGAGCAGATCGGGCTCGGGCGGGTCAAGCGGGACGTCCAGTCGATGGTGAACCTCATGCAGGCGGTCCGGATGCGGCAGGAGGCCGGGCTGCCGGCGCCGCCACTGAGCCGGCACCTGGTGTTCGCCGGGAACCCGGGAACGGGCAAGACGACGGTCGCGCGGCTCTACGGACGGGTGCTGAAGGCGCTCGGCCTGCTGCGCAAGGGGCATCTGGTCGAAGTGGACCGGACGGCGTTGGTCGGTGAGTACGTCGGTCATACCGGTCCGAAGACGCAGGCCGCGGTCAACCAGGCGCTCGGTGGGGTGCTGTTCATCGACGAGGCGTACTCGCTGGCGCCGATCGGGATCGGCAACGACTTCGGCGCCGAGGCGATCGCGACGCTGGTCAAGATGATGGAGGACCATCGCGAGGACCTGGTCGTGATCGTGGCCGGGTACGTGAACGACATGGGCCGCTTCATCGGGTCGAACCCGGGGTTGTCGTCGCGATTCACCCGGACGCTGCTGTTCGACGACTACACGCCGGCCGAACTGGTCGACATCTTCGAGTACCACGCGCGAGAGCATCAGTACGAGCTGTCCGTCGATGCCCGGCAGGCGTTGTCGGAGATGTTCCAGGTACTACCGCGCGGCGAAGGCTTTGGCAACGGCCGCTCGGCACGGCAGATTTTCCAGCAAATGACCGAACGCCAGGCCTACCGCCTGGCCACGCTCACCGCCCCGACACCGGACCAGCTGGTATCGCTGGAGGCCGCCGACCTGCCGATCGACTACACGGCGAACTCCTGA
- a CDS encoding SGNH/GDSL hydrolase family protein produces the protein MSAARRSAALVALVTAFVLLLTSSPASAAESEHRPGERFYLSLGDSLAFGFQRFKVGQPAEAFNTGYADLLAARLRHGQRRPTLVNYGCPGESTTTFATGQCPWAGAGLPLHDVFTGSQQAAALRFLRDHRGKVDLVTLSLWGNDANEFIASCNGNVQCILDGAPAAIAGIAANLSGILQQLHRAAPDARIVVLGAFDGNVGAFPLTHPIIRQLNVAMAAAAAEHRARFADPMPIFNPEGDTGAALCTLTLLCRDGDLHPSDAGYRALADLLGT, from the coding sequence ATGTCTGCAGCACGGAGATCGGCGGCTCTGGTCGCCCTTGTGACAGCATTCGTCCTGCTGCTCACCAGCAGCCCGGCATCGGCTGCCGAGAGTGAGCACCGACCTGGTGAACGCTTCTACCTCTCGCTGGGTGACTCGCTGGCCTTCGGCTTCCAGCGGTTCAAGGTCGGGCAGCCGGCTGAGGCATTCAACACCGGGTACGCCGATCTGCTGGCTGCCCGTCTCCGGCACGGGCAGCGGCGGCCGACCCTGGTGAACTACGGTTGCCCGGGCGAATCGACCACCACCTTCGCGACCGGGCAGTGCCCGTGGGCCGGGGCAGGTCTCCCGCTCCACGATGTGTTCACCGGGTCGCAGCAGGCGGCCGCACTGCGCTTCCTCCGGGACCATCGGGGCAAGGTCGATCTGGTCACGCTGTCCCTGTGGGGGAACGACGCCAACGAGTTCATTGCCTCCTGCAACGGAAACGTGCAGTGCATCCTGGACGGCGCGCCGGCAGCGATCGCAGGTATCGCGGCGAACCTGTCCGGCATCCTGCAGCAGCTTCACCGGGCCGCGCCGGATGCGCGAATCGTGGTGCTCGGCGCCTTCGACGGCAACGTCGGCGCGTTCCCGCTCACCCACCCGATCATCCGGCAGCTCAACGTCGCGATGGCGGCCGCCGCGGCCGAACATCGAGCCCGGTTCGCGGACCCGATGCCGATCTTCAACCCCGAGGGCGATACCGGTGCCGCGCTCTGCACCCTGACCCTGCTCTGCCGCGACGGCGACCTGCACCCGTCGGACGCGGGCTATCGAGCCCTGGCCGACTTGCTGGGCACGTAA
- the upp gene encoding uracil phosphoribosyltransferase, producing the protein MQILVVDHPLVAHKLTTLRDERTDSPTFRRLTEELVTLLAYEATRDVRTGPISVTTPVAEAEGIKLTSPKPLVVPILRAGLGMLEGMSRLLPTAEVGFLGMIRNEETLDASTYAERLPEDLHGRQCYVLDPMLATGGTLSAAIRFLVDRGADHITAICILAAPEGVERIERELADLHIPCTLVIAGMDSHLNEKGYIVPGLGDAGDRLYGVAQ; encoded by the coding sequence ATGCAGATCCTCGTCGTGGACCACCCGCTCGTCGCTCACAAGCTCACCACCCTGCGGGACGAGCGGACGGATTCGCCGACCTTCCGGCGGCTGACCGAGGAGCTCGTCACGCTGCTCGCGTACGAAGCGACGCGGGATGTCCGGACCGGCCCGATCAGCGTCACCACGCCGGTCGCCGAGGCCGAGGGCATCAAGCTGACGTCGCCGAAGCCGCTGGTCGTCCCGATCCTGCGCGCCGGGCTGGGCATGCTCGAGGGCATGTCTCGGCTGCTCCCGACGGCCGAGGTCGGCTTCCTCGGGATGATCCGCAACGAGGAGACCCTCGACGCCTCGACGTACGCCGAACGGCTGCCGGAGGACCTGCACGGGCGCCAGTGCTACGTCCTCGACCCGATGCTGGCCACCGGTGGCACCCTGTCCGCCGCGATCCGGTTCCTGGTCGACCGCGGCGCCGACCACATCACCGCGATCTGCATCCTGGCCGCCCCCGAGGGCGTCGAGCGGATCGAGCGCGAACTCGCCGACCTCCACATCCCCTGCACCCTCGTCATCGCAGGCATGGACTCGCACTTGAACGAGAAGGGCTACATCGTCCCGGGCCTGGGCGACGCGGGTGACCGCCTCTACGGCGTAGCGCAGTAA
- a CDS encoding tRNA adenosine deaminase-associated protein: protein MSDPTAGPMTTTELDFAVAAYTEDGEWLVAPLVLRGEPDLSALVSALRRYPGDQGVIGMISVDEDFFIILRVVGGRARLLISDVTAATEWPLAKQVVDELDIPLADDDDEQVPAGDLAIVADLGMSAMDLGALIDDVDLYPEEMLEEIAEVLGFGDRFHEAIEAIG, encoded by the coding sequence GTGTCTGATCCCACGGCTGGGCCGATGACCACCACCGAACTCGACTTCGCGGTCGCTGCCTACACCGAGGACGGGGAGTGGCTGGTCGCCCCACTGGTGCTGCGGGGTGAACCGGACCTGTCCGCGCTCGTCTCGGCGCTGCGCCGCTATCCCGGTGATCAGGGCGTGATCGGGATGATCTCGGTCGACGAGGACTTCTTCATCATCCTCCGGGTGGTCGGTGGCCGGGCCCGGCTGCTGATCTCCGACGTCACCGCCGCCACCGAGTGGCCGCTGGCCAAGCAGGTCGTCGACGAGCTCGACATCCCGCTGGCCGATGACGACGACGAGCAGGTACCGGCCGGTGACCTGGCGATCGTCGCCGACCTGGGGATGAGCGCGATGGACCTGGGCGCGCTGATCGACGACGTCGACCTCTACCCCGAGGAGATGCTCGAGGAGATCGCCGAGGTACTCGGTTTCGGCGACCGGTTCCACGAGGCGATCGAAGCCATTGGCTAA
- the tadA gene encoding tRNA adenosine(34) deaminase TadA: MGLALEEAEKAHGSADVPIGAIVVDADAQVIGRGHNERELTGDPTAHAEVLAIREAAQHVGEWRLTGCTLVVTLEPCTMCAGAIVLSRLERLVFAAYDEKGGAVGSLWDVVRDRRLNHRPEVIGGVMADEAGARLRDFFTSHRS; this comes from the coding sequence ATGGGGCTGGCGCTGGAAGAGGCCGAGAAGGCGCACGGCAGCGCCGACGTACCGATCGGCGCGATCGTCGTGGACGCCGACGCCCAGGTGATCGGCCGCGGCCACAACGAACGCGAACTGACCGGCGACCCCACTGCTCACGCGGAGGTACTGGCGATCCGCGAGGCGGCCCAGCACGTCGGCGAGTGGCGCCTCACCGGCTGCACCCTGGTCGTCACGCTGGAGCCCTGCACGATGTGCGCGGGCGCGATCGTGCTGTCCCGATTGGAGCGCTTGGTCTTCGCCGCATACGACGAAAAGGGGGGCGCCGTGGGCTCCCTCTGGGACGTCGTGAGGGACCGCAGACTGAACCACCGCCCCGAGGTGATCGGCGGCGTGATGGCCGACGAAGCGGGCGCGAGGCTACGCGATTTCTTCACAAGCCATAGGTCTTGA
- a CDS encoding potassium/proton antiporter, giving the protein MDVSQLDRILLAGAAVLLVAIIAVRLSGRLGLPSLLIYLAMGVLLGESGAGIQFEDAQLAHALGFAALVIILIEGGLTTRWNEVRPVMPIGVVLATLGVAISVGVVACVAHFVLGLDWQISVLLGAVTSPTDAAAVFSVLRRVNVRPRLRGMLEAESGLNDAPTVLLVTLVSTDGLKEHGLPYFAGLVVYELVVGAVFGFVIGWAAVGLLRKVALGSAGLYPLAIVSLCFVSYAGGTVLLHVSGFAAVYVTSLILGRAELPHRIATRSFVDGFAWLAQIGLFVMLGLLASPGRIQLNDVLLALVIGIAVTVVGRFAAVTLSVSWFKIPWREQTFVAWAGLRGAVPIVLATIPLAEKVPQADRVFDVVFVLVLLFTLLQGPSLPWLAKRLKVLDDNAAHEVDIDVAPLESLGADMLQVLIPSESRLAGVEIGELRLPPGVSVSLVIRDQKAFVPERRTVLRAGDAVLVVAPSALREPTVRRLRAVSRAGRLAGWFGERGREQL; this is encoded by the coding sequence GTGGACGTTTCACAACTTGACCGGATTCTGCTGGCTGGCGCTGCTGTGCTGCTGGTGGCGATTATTGCCGTCCGGTTGTCTGGGCGGTTGGGGTTGCCGTCGCTGCTGATCTACCTGGCGATGGGGGTGCTGCTGGGGGAGTCCGGGGCTGGGATCCAGTTCGAGGATGCTCAGCTGGCGCATGCGCTCGGGTTTGCGGCGCTGGTGATCATCCTGATCGAGGGCGGTCTGACCACCCGCTGGAACGAAGTACGGCCGGTGATGCCGATAGGTGTCGTGCTGGCGACTCTCGGCGTTGCCATCAGCGTGGGTGTGGTCGCGTGTGTCGCCCACTTCGTACTGGGCCTCGACTGGCAAATCTCGGTGCTGCTGGGCGCCGTCACGTCACCCACGGATGCCGCGGCCGTCTTCTCCGTACTGCGCCGCGTCAACGTCCGTCCGCGTCTGCGGGGGATGCTCGAGGCTGAGTCAGGCCTCAACGACGCTCCTACGGTGCTTCTGGTGACTCTGGTGAGCACTGACGGCCTCAAGGAGCACGGGCTGCCGTACTTCGCCGGCCTGGTCGTCTACGAGCTCGTGGTCGGCGCTGTGTTCGGCTTCGTGATCGGCTGGGCGGCAGTCGGGTTGCTCCGCAAGGTCGCCCTCGGCTCAGCCGGTCTGTACCCGCTCGCGATCGTCTCGCTCTGCTTCGTCTCGTACGCCGGTGGCACCGTCCTGCTGCACGTATCCGGGTTCGCCGCCGTCTACGTGACGAGCCTGATCCTCGGGCGCGCCGAGTTGCCGCACCGGATCGCGACCAGGTCCTTCGTCGACGGGTTCGCCTGGCTCGCGCAGATCGGGTTGTTCGTGATGCTCGGGCTGCTCGCGTCGCCGGGGCGGATCCAGCTGAACGACGTACTGCTCGCGCTGGTGATCGGGATCGCGGTCACCGTGGTCGGGCGGTTCGCGGCGGTGACCTTGTCGGTGTCGTGGTTCAAGATCCCGTGGCGGGAGCAGACCTTCGTCGCCTGGGCGGGGTTGCGCGGGGCGGTACCGATCGTGCTCGCGACGATCCCGTTGGCCGAGAAGGTGCCGCAGGCGGACCGGGTGTTCGATGTGGTCTTCGTGCTCGTACTTCTCTTCACCCTGCTGCAGGGGCCGTCGCTGCCTTGGCTGGCGAAGCGGTTGAAGGTGCTCGACGACAACGCGGCGCACGAGGTCGACATCGACGTGGCGCCGCTGGAGTCGCTGGGCGCGGACATGCTGCAGGTGCTGATCCCGAGCGAGTCGCGGCTGGCCGGCGTCGAGATCGGCGAACTGCGGCTGCCGCCGGGCGTGTCGGTGTCGCTGGTGATCCGCGACCAGAAGGCCTTCGTCCCCGAGCGCCGGACGGTACTCCGCGCAGGCGACGCCGTACTGGTCGTCGCCCCCTCAGCCCTGCGCGAGCCCACGGTCCGCCGCCTCCGAGCAGTCAGCCGGGCCGGCCGCCTAGCCGGCTGGTTCGGCGAACGCGGCCGCGAACAGCTCTAG
- a CDS encoding LytR C-terminal domain-containing protein: MSAFHPQPRPHSGIHWRTPITMVVLLGVLVGGAWWGWNSLTETSAEPNCVDTKMANDRLTPKQVSVNVYNGGAKAGSAGAVAAILRKRGFHVAKVANEPNGDKITGVALRGTEANGPEMRLVAGQVKGKLKPTADARPDHTVDLVLGQGYQGLREQGLPSIALPKNTTLCLPSIRPSQPVPSGQNPN, translated from the coding sequence ATGAGCGCCTTCCACCCACAGCCGCGTCCGCACTCGGGGATCCACTGGCGGACGCCCATCACCATGGTGGTGCTGCTCGGCGTCCTGGTCGGGGGCGCCTGGTGGGGCTGGAACTCGCTGACCGAGACGAGCGCCGAGCCGAACTGCGTCGACACCAAGATGGCGAACGACCGGCTCACGCCCAAGCAGGTCTCGGTGAACGTCTACAACGGCGGCGCCAAGGCCGGGAGCGCGGGGGCCGTGGCGGCGATCCTGCGCAAGCGCGGGTTCCACGTCGCCAAGGTCGCGAACGAGCCGAACGGCGACAAGATCACCGGCGTCGCGCTGCGCGGCACGGAGGCGAACGGTCCTGAGATGCGGCTCGTCGCCGGCCAGGTGAAGGGCAAGCTCAAGCCCACCGCCGACGCCCGCCCCGACCACACCGTCGACCTCGTCCTCGGCCAGGGCTACCAGGGGCTGCGCGAGCAGGGCCTCCCGTCGATCGCCCTCCCCAAGAACACCACCCTCTGCCTCCCCAGCATCCGCCCCAGCCAACCAGTCCCCTCCGGCCAGAACCCCAACTGA
- a CDS encoding type II toxin-antitoxin system VapB family antitoxin, whose protein sequence is MIFKRVGEERPYPDHGYKPKDWSVLPPRQVRLDQLVTTKGTLDLNALLDEDSTFYGDLFAHVVEFKGEMYLEDGLHRALRAALQQRLVLHARVLVVD, encoded by the coding sequence GTGATCTTCAAGCGCGTCGGCGAGGAACGGCCTTACCCGGACCACGGGTACAAGCCGAAGGACTGGTCTGTGCTGCCACCGAGGCAGGTACGGCTCGACCAGCTCGTCACGACGAAGGGCACCTTGGACCTCAACGCGCTGCTCGACGAGGACTCGACCTTCTACGGCGACCTGTTCGCCCACGTGGTCGAGTTCAAAGGCGAGATGTACCTCGAGGACGGTCTGCACCGCGCCCTGCGCGCGGCCCTGCAGCAGCGCCTCGTCCTGCACGCCCGGGTCCTGGTCGTGGACTGA
- a CDS encoding L,D-transpeptidase family protein — protein MRTLTRIGVGMAALAVVVAGTTIPADALTVTQTKAAQTRLTKLGCTPGPVDGKAGAMTQAATVRFQSANALSQTGAINSTTYARLLASTAKRCDVRAVPRRTGAGRRIVISQGQNWVWLVDAKGKVVRQGGIIDNPTYLKPGTYTSGSKCGRAARIRKNTDGGRLYLNNFVRFAPCGIGFHQIPTYKSNGAQIHADWLLGTNSKASHGCIRVSASMSATIWSFAATSVRVVVIR, from the coding sequence ATGAGGACTTTGACCCGAATAGGCGTCGGAATGGCCGCGCTCGCCGTGGTTGTCGCCGGTACTACGATCCCGGCCGACGCGCTCACCGTGACCCAGACCAAGGCGGCCCAGACCCGTCTGACCAAGCTCGGCTGCACCCCGGGGCCCGTCGACGGCAAGGCCGGCGCGATGACCCAGGCAGCCACGGTGCGGTTCCAGTCCGCCAACGCACTCAGCCAGACCGGTGCGATCAACAGTACGACGTACGCCCGGTTGCTGGCCTCCACGGCCAAGCGCTGTGACGTGCGCGCGGTACCCCGGCGTACCGGGGCAGGCCGCCGGATCGTGATCAGTCAGGGCCAGAACTGGGTCTGGCTGGTCGATGCCAAGGGCAAGGTGGTGCGCCAGGGCGGCATCATCGACAACCCGACGTACCTCAAGCCGGGCACCTACACGAGCGGGTCGAAGTGTGGCCGGGCGGCCCGGATCCGCAAGAACACCGATGGCGGCCGCCTCTACCTGAACAACTTCGTCCGGTTCGCGCCGTGCGGGATCGGCTTCCACCAGATCCCGACGTACAAGAGCAACGGCGCCCAGATCCACGCCGACTGGCTGCTCGGCACCAACTCCAAGGCCTCACACGGCTGCATCCGGGTCTCGGCCTCGATGTCGGCGACGATCTGGTCCTTCGCGGCGACTTCCGTCAGGGTCGTCGTCATCCGCTGA